From a region of the Bombus pascuorum chromosome 17, iyBomPasc1.1, whole genome shotgun sequence genome:
- the LOC132915507 gene encoding arylalkylamine N-acetyltransferase-like 2: MSKSEGCEPSVTFPIKPPGPPKVWKIVEIKKKDADVPIRFTIQEVPEDRYEEVIEHMCKYFIVDEPMSKCINGINDPEYVETFRYLWDKFIKCGLSIVAFTENPDGGKPIIAGANILMLSFKDEMFDIEKTKSEKGNAVMALVVELIKQANVFEKYGVNKYMNAFGLSVNPKYRGASLGAHLLSARVEIGREYDIPVTVTAFSSPISQKLAERCGFETLVERNYDEIVDEKGNLVFPGIKSKAMKIMGRRLF; the protein is encoded by the exons atgaGTAAGAGCGAGGGATGCGAACCGTCAGTTACATTTCCGATAAAGCCACCTGGTCCACCGAAAGTGTGGAAAATTGTCgagattaaaaaaaaggaCGCGGATGTACCGATAAGATTCACCATTCAAGAGGTACCGGAAGACAGGTACGAAGAGGTGATAGAACACATGTGCAAGTATTTCATTGTCGACGAGCCCATGTCTAAATGCATAA ACGGGATAAACGATCCTGAATACGTGGAAACATTTCGATATCTTTGggacaaatttataaaatgtggTTTGTCCATCGTAGCGTTTACAGAGAATCCAGATGGTGGGAAACCTATAATCGCAGGAGCTAACATACTTATGTTATCATTCAAGGATGAGATGTTCGATATTGAGAAAACTAAG tcAGAGAAAGGGAATGCTGTGATGGCTCTTGTGGTAGAATTAATCAAACAAGCAAatgtgtttgaaaaatatggggtgaataaatatatgaacgccTTTGGCCTTTCCGTAAATCCAAAGTATCGAGGAGCCTCTCTGGGTGCTCACCTTCTTAGTGCCAG gGTGGAAATAGGTCGCGAATACGACATCCCGGTAACAGTCACGGCATTTAGCTCGCCGATTTCACAGAAATTGGCCGAACGATGCGGCTTTGAAACCCTGGTTGAACGAAATTACGACGAAATTGTGGATGAGAAGGGAAATTTAGTGTTTCCAGGAATCAAATCGAAAGCCATGAAAATAATGGGCAGGAGGCTCTTTTAA
- the LOC132915520 gene encoding guanine nucleotide-binding protein-like 3 homolog, with protein sequence MKKQHEEEKQKQREAACQRKREELAKTGLQGLVSAAQNKQVEHRRMEVDAAYEKIKEAIDKEENSLKAYCKEFRKVVKAADVILEVVDARDPLGTRCKQVEEAVLSVKENKRLVFVEK encoded by the exons ATGAAAAAGCAAcatgaagaagaaaaacagaagCAACGTGAAGCTGCGTGTCAAAGAAAGCGAGAGGAACTTGCCAAAACGGGTCTTCAAGGATTAGTCTCAGCTGCACAGAATAAACAAGTGGAACATCGACGGATGGAAGTAGATGCtgcatatgaaaaaataaaagaagctatagataaagaggaaaattcgttaaaagctTATTGCAAAGAATTTAGGAAAGTTGTGAAGGCGGCCGACGTTATTCTCGAAGTTGTTGATGCTAGAGATCCTTTGGGAACAAGATGTAAACAG GTCGAAGAAGCTGTACTGTctgtgaaagaaaataaaagattggTTTTTGTAGAAAAGTAG
- the LOC132915505 gene encoding arylalkylamine N-acetyltransferase-like 2 gives MSKSEGCEPSVTFPIKPPGPPKVWKIVEIKKKDADVPIRFTIQEVPEDRYEEVVEHMCKYFIADEPMCKCINGINDPEYVETFRCLWDEYIKCGLSIVAFTENPDGGKPIIAGANILTLSFKDEKFDSEKIKSEKGNDVMDAVIGLSKQANVFEKYGVNKYMNAYGLSVNPKYRGASLGAHLLNARVEIGREYDIPVTVTAFTSPISQKLAERCGFETLVERNYDEIVDQKGNLVFPGIEAKAMKVMGRRLF, from the exons atgaGTAAGAGCGAGGGATGCGAACCGTCAGTTACATTTCCGATAAAGCCACCTGGCCCACCGAAAGTGTGGAAAATTGTCgagattaaaaaaaaggatGCGGACGTACCGATAAGATTCACCATTCAAGAGGTACCGGAAGACAGGTACGAAGAGGTGGTAGAACACATGTGCAAGTATTTCATTGCCGACGAGCCCATGTGTAAATGCATAA ACGGGATAAACGATCCTGAATACGTGGAAACATTTCGATGTCTTTGGgacgaatatataaaatgtggTTTGTCCATCGTAGCGTTTACAGAGAATCCAGATGGTGGGAAACCTATAATCGCAGGAGCTAACATACTTACGTTATCTTTCAAGGATGAGAAGTTCGATAGTGAGAAAATTAAG tcAGAGAAGGGGAATGATGTGATGGATGCTGTGATAGGATTGAGCAAACAAGCAAatgtgtttgaaaaatatggggtaaataaatatatgaacgccTACGGCCTTTCCGTAAATCCAAAGTATCGAGGAGCCTCTCTGGGTGCTCACCTTCTTAATGCCAG gGTGGAAATAGGTCGCGAATACGATATCCCGGTAACAGTCACGGCATTTACCTCGCCGATTTCACAGAAATTGGCCGAACGATGCGGCTTTGAAACCCTGGTTGAACGAAATTACGACGAAATTGTGGATCAGAAGGGAAATTTAGTGTTTCCAGGAATCGAAGCGAAAGCCATGAAAGTAATGGGCAGGAGGCTCTTTTAA
- the LOC132915467 gene encoding guanine nucleotide-binding protein-like 3 homolog, whose amino-acid sequence MAKFCLKKQSKRMPARKRYKIEKKVREHNRRLRKAAKKHPKGKPKVIEVPNQCPFKEDILKEVELMKKQHEEEKQKQREAARQRKREELAKTGLQGLVSAAQNKQVEHRRMEVDAAYEKIKEALVKEENSLKAYCKEFRKVVKAADVILEVVDARDPLGTRCKQVEEAVLSAKENKRLVIVLNKADLVPRENLDQWLKYLRGSFPTVAFKSSTQDQAKRLGRRKLGKKTESMIQSGTCFGAELLLSLLANYCRNVENIKTSITVGIVGLPNVGKSSVINSLKRSRACNVGSTPGITKAMQVVQLDSKIKLLDSPGIVFATSGENSDESSVALKNVVKIQSLKDPYTPATAVLKRVSKQQIMEMYNISEFSTPDEFFALKATRMGKFKKGGIPDTVAAARGILDDWNSGKIRYYTVPPEEPNCHLSAEIVSQMSKEFDIERFAADEKMMIDNFEEENANKQTVDPVLIESSGPVISAMEVDSQKQAQIKIQNKLKKKMEKSKKQANEQRKKKTDPIFEIEGNQKLNKLNKLQFKKEKKDRVRREKAAVKLADQLEGFNISASDDYDFNTDFVEK is encoded by the exons ATGGCAAAATTCTGTTTGA AGAAACAGAGTAAGCGTATGCCAGCtcgaaaaagatataaaatcgaGAAAAAAGTTCGGGAGCACAATCGAAGGTTACGAAAAGCAGCAAAAAAGCATCCTAAAG GAAAACCAAAAGTAATCGAAGTCCCAAATCAATGCCCTTTTAAGGAAGATATTCTTAAAGAAGTAGAGCTTATGAAAAAGCAAcatgaagaagaaaaacagaagCAACGTGAAGCTGCGCGTCAAAGAAAGCGAGAAGAACTTGCCAAAACGGGTCTTCAAGGATTAGTCTCAGCTGCACAAAATAAACAAGTGGAACATCGACGGATGGAAGTAGATGCtgcatatgaaaaaataaaagaagcttTAGTTAAAGAggaaaattcgttaaaagctTATTGCAAAGAATTCAGGAAAGTTGTGAAGGCGGCCGACGTTATTCTCGAAGTTGTTGATGCTAGAGATCCTTTGGGAACAAGATGTAAACAG GTCGAAGAAGCTGTACTGTctgcgaaagaaaataaaagattggTTATCGTTCTAAATAAGGCAGATTTAGTACCCAGGGAAAATTTAGATCAATGGTTAAAGTATTTGCGTGGGAGTTTCCCAACAGTGGCATTTAAATCTTCCACTCAAGACCAAGCTAAAAGATTGGGTAGAAGAAAATTGGGGAAAAAAACTGAAAGCATGATACAAAGCGGTACCTGCTTTGGCGCCGAGTTACTATTGTCGCTGCTTGCAAATTATTGCagaaatgttgaaaatattaaaactagtATTACAGTTGGAATTGTTGGGCTTCCAAATGTTGGTAAATCTAGCGTTATTAACTCCCTAAAACGTAGTAGAGCGTGCAACGTGGGAAGTACTCCAGGAATAACAAAAGCGATGCAAGTAGTACAATTAgattccaaaataaaattgttagaCTCTCCGGGAATAGTCTTTGCTACTTCTGGAGAAAACTCCGATGAATCTTCGGTGgctttaaaaaatgtagtCAAAATTCAATCGTTGAAAGATCCGTACACACCAGCAACTGCTGTATTGAAAAGAGTTTCCAAGCAACAAATAATGGAAATGTATAACATATCTGAATTTTCAACGCCTGATGAATTCTTTGCCTTAAAAGCTACCAGGAtggggaaatttaaaaagggTGGTATACCTGATACGGTAGCAGCAGCGCGCGGTATTTTGGATGACTGGAACTCTGGAAAAATAAG GTATTATACCGTTCCACCTGAAGAGCCGAATTGTCACCTGTCTGCAGAAATTGTAAGCCAAATGAGTAAAGAATTCGATATCGAACGTTTTGCTGCGGATGAAAAAATGATGATCGATAATTTCGAGGaagaaaatgcaaataaacAAACTGTTGATCCAGTATTAATTGAAAGTTCTGGCCCAGTCATATCTGCTATGGAGGTTGACTCACAAAAACAAGCG CAAATTAAGATACAAAACAAactgaagaaaaaaatggagaaaTCGAAAAAACAGGCAAATGaacagaggaaaaagaaaacagatcCGATTTTTGAAATCGAGGGCAATCAGAAATTGAATAAACTTAATAAACTACAAtttaagaaagagaagaaagaccGAGTCAGGAGAG aaaaagcGGCTGTTAAATTGGCGGATCAATTGGAAGGATTCAACATTTCAGCATCCGATGATTATGACTTTAATACAGATTTTGTAGAAAAGTAG